TGAGTCCTGGATCAACAATAGGATTTCGAAATAAACCTTGCGCGAGTGCTCCCGACCATGCAAGGGAACCACCCACTAGAATCCCTAGTAAGATGCGAGGGATTCTTAACTCGAAGAAAACTTTTGATTCGATTGAATCCATAAACAAAATTTCGCTCCAATTAATCTTCATCGCTCCGAGTTGAGATGAGATGATGGTTGATAAGACTGCGAATAGAATGCTGAATGAGATAAAGAACTTTTGTTTCTTCATTCCATTTGTTTCCATTTCTCATTTAATGTTTTTAGTGCTTGTGGAAGCCGAGGGCCAAATCCTAACAGCAACTGGTCATCTACTAGGATGATATTTTTTTCTTTCCCCGCCCTGGTGAGTTCGATTCCATTGATGGACCAAATCGCATTCGTACCGCCGAATCCTTCAGCTGATGATTCTGGCATCAGAATGATATCTGGATTGGCTTTCACTAAAGCTTCACTCGTGAGTGGTTTGTATTCTGAAAATTCGGTGATAGCATTTTGTGCACCTGATAGGGTGATCATGGAATGAGCAGCAGTCCCTAAACCGGAAATGAAGATAGAGCTTGGGTTTCTTGAATAAAGAAACATCACTTTCACATTCGTTTTTTTCAGCTGGAGCGATTGTGTTTGTGTTCGAATTTGATTCACAAGACTTTCTGCTTCTTTTTTCTTTCCGAGTAGGTTCCCAACAGCTAACACACGATCAATGGGTGTATCTAGTTTGTATGTATCGGGAAAGAGTGTGACCTGGATCCCAGTCTCTCTAAGATTCTGTATGGTTTGGACAGGCCCTGCTGTTTCTAAACCAATCACTAAGGTTGGTTTAAAACTTAATATGCCTTCCGTTGTTAAGGTTCGTTGGTAACCAACTACTGGTAAAGACGTTACTTCTTTCGGATAACGTGAGGTTGAGTCGATGGCAACAAGTGTTGTATTGGCCTTTAGTGCATACACGATCTCTGTGATTGTTCCATGAAGGGAAACAATCCGTTCCCTTTTCTCGGACAAAAGAGGTGAGGCAAGGCATAGAATCAAAATGGGAAGGGAGTAGAATAGGGACTTGGAAATCTTTTTGTATAGGTTATGCGTATGGATCATGGGCCAAGACTGAGAGTGGGTGTGTCCTTTGTCAATAATAATGAGAATGAGACTCAAAATAATTATTGACGCAATCGGGTAGGTTTCTTTTTTGAGACTTAGAATCAATTAATCAAGGAGAGCATCCATGAACCTAACCAACCGAATATTTAAAATGGGACTACTGATCTGTTTCAGTTTTGTATCCATCCAATGTGATGATGATGACACCCAAACGGATACTGCAGTCTTTTTAGGATTGTTAGCTGCCGATGCCAACAAACGCTGTGAAACAAAGATTGATACATCGTATACATCTGGCTCGTATGCAACATTGTGTACGCCACAAGCAGGTCCTGGTCGTTTCTTTCGTTTGGAAGGAATGAAAGCCTTGGGGGACAATGGATACTTTTATTTATTCCTAGGATATTCACAAACACCAACTTCATCCACACCGAGTGCTTCAGGACAATATTCATTTGTTGCAGGTAAGTCAGTATCGAGTCCGAACCCATATGTTTGGTTTCGTAACTTGGAATATGGGAACTACCAAGGGGGACAAACTGCAAGTGGAGCCAACTCAACCGCATTTAGTTTTTCCACAGAGCAAGAGTTATGCGTATCGTTTTCAGGAACAACCAGTGCACCGACTACGTATTTATGGGTAACGGGTGTGAGTGGAGCAAATTGTAAGAATACCGCCACGCTTCTAAAGGAAAATGCAGTCATCAATTATGGAAGTTGGCCAAACTCAGGGAATGTTTTGTCTACGAGTGGCCAGTCCTTCTTTCGGTTTAGCAACGTGAGTCTTTTAACCGCATCAAAGATAGTCGTTTCATCGGAAAGTGTACTATAAATCAAACTCAGTCAGATCGGAATATTCGATCTGGCAATGAAATCTTAAGAAGAGAAAAGATATGCCATCAAAACAATTCATTTTAAAAACCTGTTTTTTATACTCCATTTTACTTATTATTAGTTCCTTCCAAATTCAATGTTCCATGAAACCAAAGACGGAAGATAATTCACAGGCTTTGCTTTTATTATTAAATGAAAGTAGTACGAGTTCCAATTGCTCTAGTGTTCCAACAAATGCTGTTGTGACTTCTGGATCCTTTACGACTTCAGCTAACGCGTCTTCTAATTGTAATTGGGTCTATGTAAGTTTGAAAAGGAATGGAGTTTTGTCGGATGTAAATAGTCAATGGGATCTTGCTTTCAAACGATACAATGTAGCAACGAATAGTGGGACAAGTGGATCTGGCTCCGGTGGAGCATGTGATTCCGGTCAAACAAACTTTTCCAATACATTTAATGGATCAGAATGTACGGCTGTAGTTGACCTAAAACTTTCCAGTTCAGGCGGAGGGCCTGTATCTGCTTCCTCAGAAAGTATCAATCCGACAATGGCGGCTCCCTTAGATCTATCACCAATGCCATCCGGTTATGGTACTTGG
This is a stretch of genomic DNA from Leptospira ellinghausenii. It encodes these proteins:
- a CDS encoding HmuY family protein; amino-acid sequence: MPSKQFILKTCFLYSILLIISSFQIQCSMKPKTEDNSQALLLLLNESSTSSNCSSVPTNAVVTSGSFTTSANASSNCNWVYVSLKRNGVLSDVNSQWDLAFKRYNVATNSGTSGSGSGGACDSGQTNFSNTFNGSECTAVVDLKLSSSGGGPVSASSESINPTMAAPLDLSPMPSGYGTWYSYSNGILTARTKVFIVTGSDGAKYAVQFLDYYNAAGTSGFPKFQWKKL
- a CDS encoding heme/hemin ABC transporter substrate-binding protein; this encodes MIHTHNLYKKISKSLFYSLPILILCLASPLLSEKRERIVSLHGTITEIVYALKANTTLVAIDSTSRYPKEVTSLPVVGYQRTLTTEGILSFKPTLVIGLETAGPVQTIQNLRETGIQVTLFPDTYKLDTPIDRVLAVGNLLGKKKEAESLVNQIRTQTQSLQLKKTNVKVMFLYSRNPSSIFISGLGTAAHSMITLSGAQNAITEFSEYKPLTSEALVKANPDIILMPESSAEGFGGTNAIWSINGIELTRAGKEKNIILVDDQLLLGFGPRLPQALKTLNEKWKQME